Within Candidatus Dormiibacterota bacterium, the genomic segment TGCGCGACGTGAGGACCCGCGGGTTCGAAATCGTAAACGTGGACGCCATCGTCCTGGCGGAGGCGCCGCGCCTGCAGCCGCACATCGAGGCGATGCGGGCGGCGCTGGCCGGAGCGCTGGGAGCGCCGGGCGGCCGTGTTTCCGTGAAGGCGAAGAGACTCGAGGGTCTGGGGGCCGTCGGCCGGCAGGAGGGGATCATGGCCCAGGCCGTGGTTCTCCTCGCGGGAGCCGGCGCGTGAGTCCTCCGCGTGTCCGTTTCGCGCCCTCCCCCACCGGTGACCTGCACGTCGGTAACGCCCGCACGGCGCTGTTCAACTGGTTGTACGCCAGGCGGCACCAGGGCGTCTTCGTCCTGCGCATCGAGGACACCGACGCGACGCGTTCCAGCCCCGAGCACGAGGAGCACCTGATGGACGAGCTTCGCTGGCTCGGCCTGGGCTGGGACGAAGGGGCAGGCGAGGGGGGTGCGGGCGGGCCGTACCGCCAATCGGAGCGGCTGTCGATCTATGAGGGGCGCGCGGAAGGGCTGATCGAGCGCGGCCTGGCGTACCCCTGCTTCTGCTCGCAGCAGGTTCTCGAGGAGGAGCGCGCCGCGCAGCGCGAGGCGGGGCGGGCCTCTCTCTATCCCGGCCGATGCCGCGGCATCCCGAAGGACGAGGCGGCCCGCCGGCGCCGCGGCGGCGAGCCGGCCGCGGTGCGGTTCAACGTCGGCGCGGTCGCCGGGAACGAAGAGGCGATCGCGTTCGAGGACCTCGTTCACGGCGAGGTGCGCTTCCCGCTGTCCCAGATCGGCGATTTCGTCCTTCTGCGCCGGGATGGGTGGCCGTCCTACAACTTCGCCGTGGTGGTGGACGATGCGCTGATGGCGATCAGCCACGTCATCCGGGGGGACGATCACCTCTCCAACACGCCGCGGCAGATCCTGGTGTACCGCGCGCTCGGCGCCGACGCCATGCCGCGCTTCGCCCACCTGCCGCTCATCGCCGGCCCCGGTGGCGCGCCCCTGAGCAAGCGAGACGGCGCGGCCGCGGTCGCCTGGTTCCGGGAAGAGGGTTACCCGCCCGAGGGGCTGATGAACTACCTGGCGCTGCTCGGCTGGTCGCCGCCCGGCGGGCAGGACCTGCTCACGCAGGAGGAGCTGGTCGCGCAGTTCGACCTGGCGCGCGTGTCGCGCGCCCCGGCGATTTTCGACAGGGTGAAGCTCGATGCCCTCGCCGCCCGGCACATGAACCGGCTGCCCCCGGGCCGGCTGGCGTCCCTGGCGGCGGAGCAGCTTCAGAAGGCCGGCTACCTGGCGGGGGAGATCGCGCCGGGGACCCTGGCCTGGGTGGGGCGGCTCGCTCTCCTCTATGCCGAGAGACTTCCGAAGATGAGCGATCTCCCGAGGGAGAGCGCCTTCCTCTTCGAGTTCTCCGCCGCGAGAAGCCTGACCGATCCCGAGGTGCGCCCCACCCTTCTCGACCCGAAGGCACGTGCCGTCATCGAAGCGCTGGTCCGGCGCCTGGGACCCGAGGCGCTCGACGCCAAACGCTTCCAGGCGGTGGCCGAGGAGGTGCGGCGCGAGACCGGCGCCAAGGGGCGCGACCTGTACCACCCGATGCGCGTCGCGCTGACCGGCGCCTCCTCCGGGCCGGAGATGGTGAAGCTGCTGCCGGTCATCGAGGAGGGAAGCCGCCTGTCGCTCCCGCGGCGCGTCGCATCGTGCGCCGAGCGCGCGACCTCCCTCCTGTCCGCGACGCGAGGGGAGAGCGCGTGAGCGACCGGATCTTCGGCATCCATCCGGTGCTCCAGGCGCTGGAGGCCGGAAAGCGCGGCGTCACGCGCGTCCTGGTCGCCGCTTCCAGGGAGGACGCCCGCATCAGGCAGGTGCTCGACGCCGCCCGGGCGGCCGGGGTCCCGGTCGTCCGCCAACCCGATCGCCTCCTCGACAGACTGGCCGAGGGAGAGTCGCACCAGGGCGTCGTGGCGTTCGTGGCCGGAGCGGCGTACGCCGATCCGGACGATCTCGTCGGCTCGGCCGGCCCGGGCGC encodes:
- the ispF gene encoding 2-C-methyl-D-erythritol 2,4-cyclodiphosphate synthase, producing MRIGCGADAHALRPGRRLVLGGVEIPHTRGLAGHSDADVLSHAVCDALLGALGLPDMGTRFPSGDPAYLGRSSLWFLQEVMRDVRTRGFEIVNVDAIVLAEAPRLQPHIEAMRAALAGALGAPGGRVSVKAKRLEGLGAVGRQEGIMAQAVVLLAGAGA
- the gltX gene encoding glutamate--tRNA ligase, whose translation is MSPPRVRFAPSPTGDLHVGNARTALFNWLYARRHQGVFVLRIEDTDATRSSPEHEEHLMDELRWLGLGWDEGAGEGGAGGPYRQSERLSIYEGRAEGLIERGLAYPCFCSQQVLEEERAAQREAGRASLYPGRCRGIPKDEAARRRRGGEPAAVRFNVGAVAGNEEAIAFEDLVHGEVRFPLSQIGDFVLLRRDGWPSYNFAVVVDDALMAISHVIRGDDHLSNTPRQILVYRALGADAMPRFAHLPLIAGPGGAPLSKRDGAAAVAWFREEGYPPEGLMNYLALLGWSPPGGQDLLTQEELVAQFDLARVSRAPAIFDRVKLDALAARHMNRLPPGRLASLAAEQLQKAGYLAGEIAPGTLAWVGRLALLYAERLPKMSDLPRESAFLFEFSAARSLTDPEVRPTLLDPKARAVIEALVRRLGPEALDAKRFQAVAEEVRRETGAKGRDLYHPMRVALTGASSGPEMVKLLPVIEEGSRLSLPRRVASCAERATSLLSATRGESA